From the genome of Prunus persica cultivar Lovell chromosome G8, Prunus_persica_NCBIv2, whole genome shotgun sequence:
AATTCAAAACACAGATATATCTCTTCATAAAATTTAGTTCTTCAAATATTTCAACTAAGTATACCTATAAGTTAAATTGTGTAAGGATCTCTCATAcgataaattagaaaaaaaaatattcacgATTGACATGTCTCTCTTACTTTTATCAACACAGTGTTTAGTTgtcaatttatatatatgatcgAATGACTAAGATAGGTCATAATTACAAATCTTATTTAATGACCTTATTAGAAGacaaattattgttttttcaatgttttttcatctctctcacGTCGATGGGTCATAGTATTACGATATGAGTCCCATGCATATCTTATGTCCCACCTTTTGAGTCACAAAGATTTACAGGTTAATTAGCGAGTAGCTACCAGTGGAAGATGTTTGGGAAAAGCTTTCAAACAGGATTATTAGTGTAGGATTTTTGTCAAATATTAaagtattaaaataaaataaaataaaaacatcaaaTAGTACTAGAGCctattgtcttaatttttgGGTACTCCTTTTAGTCATGTTTTTCGGAAAACTGATGATATGGTTCATAGACTAACTAGTTTTGCCTTAATTCTTGATAATGCATCATCTTGATTTCAAGACCCGCGTGATATCATAGAGCATGCGGTGATTGTTTTGTAATCTATTCTTTATCAATTAAATACagctttttttctcttcaaaactTCGATTGCATGTCGTAAATTTGTAATGTTTTTCTCATTAGATCTTTTGATAAATTTGTAATGTTTTTCTCATTAGATCTTTTGATTTGGGGTCATTACACAGATCCAACAAATTTTGAAGTTTCTATTTTAAGTTTCTTAGCTGCCTTCAGTACTTCTATTACGCCATGAGTACTTTACGCTTTGGAAATCTATCCTAGAACGTTACTGTCAATGCCAGCCattacaacaagaagaaaaacttaatcccttgaaaacaaaaatgtgatCAATCTACCCGAAAAAAGGTGATCAAATTCtgattataatttaatttgattcaatcaaaatcaaatcctCTATGTCCATGTGAAAAACGAACATAACCAAGGAACTGATTAATATATAAAGTACATTTCCAATAAACAACACAATCATATCATGCCCCCTCCATCATATCATCATCCTCTAAAATCACACTCAACCTTGTCACAAagccaccacctcctccattACCACCGCCATGACCGCGCCGCCCGCGgcctctccctctccttttCCTCACAACTTCTCCACTTCTAGCGACGCTCGGGCCGCCACCATAACTGCCCATGGCCACCATCGGGCTAGGCTCATCCTTCTTCTTAATAGTAAACACAACTTGATTGACTCTTTTACGTCCACGCCCAAAACATCGCTTCCTCCGCCTCGTATTTCCAAGTGCCAAGCTTGCCCTAACAGCCAAAGCAGCCATCTGCTCGGCTCGAAGCGGCCTGCTCAGCCAGCTCAACGGCAACACAAAATAAAGCTGACCGAGCTGAAGCTCTTCGTCCCCATTCACGGCCCTAACAAAGCCTCCAAAATCCATGTCGTCGGAGTCGCATATGAAGCACGTGGGACTCTTTTGAAGCACGTGCGAGACCTTAACTGGGTTTGAGAATTCTTGAAGCTGCCCGTCCTGGAGAATCACCTTGGCTGTGACAACAGACACAGAGGCTGAGTCGCTTGAGCTGCAAATGCCCATTAGTTAATGGTTTCATTTTGGCTGAGGACTTTGGAGGGGTTAATTAAAGGAAGATTTACgcgtttgtttttgttgatttaATCGAATAATTAATTGCTTAATTAACGATGAAGTGATGGAACATGTATTTTAATGTATTTTTCTTAACTTTTGTTTCAACTTGGAATCGGTCGCCgttttcttgtttggattTGGCATTTTGGTGTAATTTAATTGTGAGCATAACTAAAACATGTTTCAATTGGTTCAGAGAAGTGACTtaataagaaaattgatgAGTGATATGAATTATTTGTAGCACAATAGAAGTGTCTATTAATTGGGAATTTAGCTACAACTGCAAGACATGCACTGCTATAAGAaattactagcctctctgcacgcgcttccgcgcttgcgagaggttttttaaaaaaaataagtaaatttattttagaattaaaaaagataatgggtagttgtgttccataaaataggattcattatttgctttttctttttcttttaatttttttaaatatgaaaaaatgtgaatttaccatattatcctcatttaattaataatttgaattcttaatgtttgcattaaccaagggcattttctggtattttgaatgtttcaccattctctgccttttgctttatatatatagataaaataCTACGATAGTATAGTTATGTGATACATCTTGTatacgtgttataatatgggTGAATGAaagagtttatttttttccattttaggaaataatatcaataaatatccatttatattataacatgtaTATAAAATGTACCACGTACCAGTACTACTGTAATATTCTATAATCAGAAACCTGAAAGTATAAACTCcaatttctgtttttgaaagagaaaaagtaaGGGCAACATTGTTAAAGGGATCATTCAGTTTACGATAAAATCCGAATCATTTAGTTTGCAACTTTCTCTTAAAAGGGATCCTTTGTGGTAAAAGTTTAAAAGATATTAGGTACACAATTGTCATTTCATAAATACAGAAAtgaatttgaatataaaaaatgaatatgaaCATCAAATCAATGgttaaacaatttcaaatttgactAACTTTTACTTAAATGACATTGGTCTGTTCAAAAATAGACAATTCTGCCATAATACTATTTTGGGGTGGtggtaggggtgggcatcaatcCGGCCGATCCGGTCAATCCGGCCGAACCGATTATattggattggtttggtttggttttgaccaaagaaaaagttaacattttgaaaaaccgaaccgaaccggttaggtttggttcagctgtggtttgagagttttaaaaactgtcctaaaccgaaccggaccgattataaatcaatttattatttatttaatttagtttacatGTGGCAAGGTTTGTGTGCGTTTTGTGAGTCCGCGTATCTGAATGTTGGTGCACGTTTTGATCTTCTAATTTGCATATCCCAGTTATTTGTGTGTGCTTGTATTTCCCTCTTTTTCTATCTCTACTATGTGTGTTTGCTCTTTGTGTTGTGTGGCTCTTCTTACTCTATCtatcttaattaatgggtccatttcataatttcatacgCATTCAAACTCCACCTCTGTGATAAAAGTATTTACCTCTCTGTGATAAAagcttttcatttgtttgtattgTGATGAATGCAATGAGTAAATTTAATGctacttggttaatgcaaattttgtatatgtttgttttgatggaAATTGTGAACTTAGATGCATGCTAGACATTGGACAACCTTTGAATAAATGGAATGATGTTGTATTAGCCTTTGatggaatggaatggaatgataTAATGGCAAAATGTTAGCATTATAATGTAAGagcaggttgaaaaatgcatgGTTTTGTGTTAGGCACAAACCGGCCGAACCAATCCAAACcaatccgaaccaaaccgatTACAAGTGGTTTGGATTGGTTCGGTTTCCATTATGATTTTAGGCTAATCCGAACCAAATTGGAccgttattttcttattggttcagctgtggtttgagagtaaaaccgaaccaatccagaccgtgcccacccctaggtGGTGGGTGGGTGTGCCCAAACCGTGTAAATGTAAATGTGAGGAATAAGCCCAAGGACACAATGTTTCTTTCAAAAGCTTGGGGTATCAAGAGGGCCAAAATGTgtctttttcaaataaaaaaacacatttgGAAGTGCTTCATCTCTCCCTCAAGAATAATTCAGAAagcacttttaaaaaaattctattaaaTATTATCAAAAgcgtttttggttttggttttggttttctgaAATAGTTTTTAACAACTCTAAAAATAGTTCCAAATAGACCCTTAATTATGCGAAGGTGTGAAGGAAGTCATAAGTTCAAATCTCATTGAAGAAAGTCtttgtatcaaaaaataaataaaataaaactaactATTTGTGTAACTACCCAATATATTCTGACCCATCAAATTGAGATcgtattctttcttttaacaagacgaattttttaaattactctaaTTTACGAGGGCAGAAAAATTCGAATTCAAAAGCAAATGGGTGAGCATACTACCTTCATCAACTAGCTGTAACCTTATATCTACAATAGAGATCACAATTTATCATTGGTTAATCAAGTTCAATATGTACAAAAGGAACCTTTATCCctacattttcaatttttacaaACATAAAGTTGCAAGTAAAGTGTACTAGAATTTATTAACATTACAGGATCATGGAGTACCTTTTATCCAACATCTTCTGAACCCATCATCAACCACTCATCAGGCTCGCGACATTAACGACCCAATCACCCCAGCAATCAGAGTCGTTGGATCACCCAACACAGCTGATATCACAAATTGCACAGCCAATCCAGCTATCTCACAGCACTTCTTCACTTTACCTTTGCTCTTATGATGATGAGTTTGGAGCGTATTTTTAAGGCTAGGAATTCTAGTCATCTCCAATCTCCTAGTGGTATTTTTATTCCCATGTGACCCCAAAAACTCATGCCAAGTTTCCACAAGCATTTCCTTAACACATGCCACATGCAAATTATACTTCTTACATTTTGACCTATAACTCCAACTACGCCCTTTACGCCCACATTTATGACAAGAGCTGCTCACCTTCCGATACAGATAGAGCTTGACCTCGCCGTCGTTGAGCACCATGGGGAGCTTCGCGCAACACGGATGAAGGTCGAACCCACAGGACGTGCAGTGGTATGTGAATCCGGTAATATCTTTCTCACATGCATTGCAAAATCGAGGATTATTCCCCGGTGGCCTCGAGAAGAATTGAAAAGAGCACTTGGTGTAGAAAGGGTGGAAGATAGAAGGGGAAGGCATGGCACAATGCATGTGGAGATCGAAATCGCACATGGCGCACTTGTAGCGCGAGCCTATGCCTACCTCCTTGCATCCATCACACTTGAATGGGATTTCTGTGTACTCAAACTTGAGCTTGTGTTGGGGGTGGCTGAAGTGGGATATCTCATTGTATTTCATGGCTTTTGGATAGCTATAAGCTGAAATTTTTTGTGACTTGTAgtaaagaaattaaacggGAAATATATAAAGGGAGAGGGTGTTCAATTGTGATTGTGTGTAAATTAATACTGATGTTAGCTTGTCATTGAAGCAATTGGAGGGAATTATGCTTTGGGATGGTGGGAGTTCTTGAGTGTGCATGAGAATCACCGAGTCTAGAGGCGAAAGGGCAGACATAAAGAACATGATTTAGGTCTTGTCAAAAGAGAATATATACGAATTTTTCACTTTATATTATATCCTTTTGTCCTCTCCTCTAGTAAATTACGTATACAAAATTCTAAAGGGAAGTGCCTAAAAGTGAAAAGTggaaaatgaaaggaaaataaatatattattcaatTAATTATTGTCCCCTATATACTATTTGACAATTAGTGGCTCTGAATTTCTTACATTTATGGAAGGATGCATATTATAGAATACTACGGTAGTATGATCACGTGCAAAGAAACATGCAATAAATTTCATCCGAACATTTTTATACTTAattgttattgaaattttggatATTACTCGAAAAATTTGCTGCGaattattcttaattaaacTCGGATTTTAAATTTCCGGAAGACCAAATTAGTTTAATTTTCAATAGCTCTAGAATTTACAACTATTTTTAGCTCGAATATGTGTTAAGAATATTTTAAGTACGTTAGAAAGGATTAAGGAAAGATTAATTTACTAGAGGAATCAAGGACTTCTCATAAACTTTAGAATTTCGTAAAATAGAACGAATTTGGCATCTAAAaactttttataattttctttttctttcaatctaACTAGAATTATATTCAAAGCACAACCATTATGTAttcaaaaccctaataaaCCTTTACTCCAAAAGCTCTTTCGTatcaacaaaatcatcaaatccTTAGCAATGGATAACTTACAGAATTCTATCCCACACATCACGAAAGATAACAGggaattaaataattaatgactctgcatttaaaaaaaaattaataataataattaagattgCTTGGTATAGTTTTCTTCCAAGGAAGATTGCATGACGTGGGGGAACCAATTCCCTCTCTTTTTAGATATCTTTACTTTTAACCTGACAAGTCTCAATTGCTTGTATTTGAGAATTGCTTGGCATGCATGTTATCCATTTGTATCTTCAACTACCTACCTATTACCCCATGATTGTCCATAAAGAACTGATTctcaatcaatcaatattcatcaaataaaattaaaaaggaattTTAATTAGAAGCCATCATCAGCATGCACCACAAATGAGTTCAATGACCAAAGAGCCCATGAATTTCATGGTGTCAAAATGTGATTGGTTGCTGTGGGTGGGTTGACCGCACCCATCCAATCATAGCACTGAAAATTGACTAACATGAACAAGAATTGGAATCAAATAATTCTGGTTAACCAATAATTTGATGCTATAGTtagctttttcttcttttttttcttgttgtacttttgtttttatttattttggtcagAATGAAACATCTGGAATAttccatatatataagtgcGGCTGCAGTAGTCTATGTCGTAATTGTTTAGCCATATACATATATCCAGTGGCTTCAAGTGTTGTACTTGCAAGAGAACAATGAATATGAATGTGATTCTTTCTTGAGTTCTTCTCATCTTTAACGTCCATGTCTTGATACATCCATCTTCCCTCTTTTGGTACACTAATAACATGCTTGCTTATCAGAAATGAGTATCGgaattatttcaattcttactTATGATGTATTTACTATTACTGACACATGAGtgtttgaattattttgatttttaatttcccGTGCATTTACTAACATATAAGAAATCAAAGTATCATTCGGTCTCTGTGTTTAAATTCGTAGTTGATTCAATTCCTTAATTCCTCTATTCCTAAATTACCCGATTCATGACTTCCTCTATCCCCAATACTTTTAACATGTAAATTGATGGACACAaattttgttgacttttttacATATGTTTTTCAATCTGAAAATCTCTCCTTCAACAAAACCCACCTGGAAGCCCATGCAATTGTTCAATTGTTCAATGGGCCTCTTTGTGCAATATCTATGATGGGCCTTTGACACTGCCCACATatttcttctacttcttctCTGTTCTCTGTGTCCTCTCTGGTTTTTATGGCTTTTCAAATCCTCAGACGCAATCTTTTCCCAGCAACAAAACCCAGGCCCCCCTCCGTCTCCCACTTCTCCTCCTCCCCACCGTCAGATCAGACTCCATCTCAGACCAACCCTCTAATCTCAGACGTCGTCTCCATCATAACCAACCTCCGCTCCAAGACTCGCTGGAGCTACCTCCGCTCCCTCTACCCACACGGCTTCGACTCAAATGACTTTTCCCAGATTGCCCTCCACATAAAAAACAATCCCCGTCTTGCCCTCCGCTTCTTCCTCTGGACCCAGCACAAGTCCCTCTGCAACCACAACCTCCAGTCCCACTCCACCATCATCCACATCCTCGCTCGGGGCCGCCTGAGGTCACAAGCTTACGACCTTATTCGAACCGCCATTCGGGTCTCTGAGTCTGAGAGTATTGGTAGCCATGAATCTAAGCCTTTGAAAGTGTTTGAGAGTCTCGTGAAGACCTACAGGCAATGTGACTCGGCACCTTTTGTGTTTGATTTGCTGATCAAAGCTTGTTTGGAGTCAAAGAAAATCGACCCCGCAATCCAGATAGTGAGAATGTTGTTATCTCGCGGGATTAGCCCGGGATTGAGCACCTGCAATGCTTTGATTCGGCTTCTTTCGCAGCGTCGAGGTGCGTATGCTGGTTACGAGATTTATAGGGAGAtatttggattggattgtGAAGTTTTAGAGCATAATGTGAAAAGGGTTGCTAGGATTAGCCCCAATGTGGAAACTTTCAATGCATTgatgttgggtttttatcGGGATGGTCTGGTGGAGAAGGTGAAGGAGATTTGGGACCAAATGGCGGATTTGAATTGCTGTCCTAATGGTTATAGTTATAGTATTTTGATGGCAGCTTATTGTGAGCaagagaaaatgaatgaaGCAGAGGAGGTGTgggaagaaatgagagctaaGGGCCTGGAACCTGATGTTGTTGCTTACAACACTATGATTGGTGGGTTTTGCAGAGTTGGAGAGATTGAAATGGCTGAAGAGTTTTCCAAAGAAATGGGGTTGAGTGGAATAGAGAGTACCGATGCCACTTATGAGCATCTTATTACTGGGTACTGTAAAATGGGAAACCTTGATGCAGCAATGCTCTTGTATAAGGATATGCTTAGGAAAGATTTTAGGCCTGAGGGTTCAACAATGGATTCGTTGATTCGAGGGCTGTGCGATGAAAGTCGGGTTTTAGAAGCTTTCGAGGTTATGAGAGGTGCAGTGGtacattttggtttttgtcCAACAGAGAAGAGTTATGAGTTTCTGATAAGAGGGTTGTGTGAGGAGGAGAAGTTGGAAGAAGCACTTAAGCTTCAGGCTGAGATGGTGGGAAAAGGGTTTAAACCCAATTCTGAGATCTATAGTGCATTTATCAGTGGCTATATGAAACAAGGAAACAAGGAAGTAGCAGAAAGGTTAAGGAATGAAATGTTGGATACTCGGAATGGGaattagattattttgtttgtcaaaTGAATGAGCCCCACTCTGGAAATTAGAAGACTTGCCATTGTCCCTTCTGATATCTGAGTTGCTGCACCTTTTAACAGCGTGGTTCAGAACTTCATTGAAACTTGAAGTTTGTTCTTTTGAACTTGGGCAGACGACCTGAAAGTGGCATATTAGATTTATGTTTCATATGTAGTTAAGTAAGGTGGTTTGTCCAATGTCCAAGTGCAAGCAAACCACTTTTTATACAGGCACAGTTCAAAACATATAGAAAGTACACTGCCGAAGTTGTACCCAGCAAGATGGATGTGGAGTGAGACAAACAAGGGGAGGTTTGCAGTGAATCTGTTTTCGGACGATGGACCAACAGCAGAAGATTTCAATGAAGGACAAGATATTGCCGAGTGGCAATGAATATCGCCTGGAAGGGTTTCCACAGATTCTCTCCCTTCAAGAGCACGGGTCGCAACTTTATGCTATGAGTGGGAGGCACCCTGCCTCTTGTCAAGAATGGCCACATTTATTCCGAAAAAATGTGCTCTCTCAGATGTCTTGTAGTTTGCTAGAATGATAATGGGAAGTATTGACGGTGAAACCAAGATCCTAATGAATCCTCCAAACGATCTTATAAGAGAAAGAGTTGCTAAAGTTATATCTAGTCGAGCAAGATCCTAAGGATCGCCATAGATACAGCAGTGTAGCTGTAGaactcaaaacccaaagaCAAGAAGAGAAGATCCTAAGACATGAAGGATTGCCATAGATACAGCAAAACTTAAAGTTGGTGGAAAAGTAAAGGCAGGTCAGTTGGATTGGATCCCTATAGCGCTACCTCTGTTTCTCATACGCAGATGCAATTGTGGGTGTGTGGAGTTTGGTTCAGTTAACAATATCAACTTGAGCTCCTTTGTATACTCGTAATCTATGAGTTGAAGCAATATAAACCTTTTTTCGTGCCAGAACAGAAGCATACAACAT
Proteins encoded in this window:
- the LOC18767902 gene encoding uncharacterized protein LOC18767902, which gives rise to MKYNEISHFSHPQHKLKFEYTEIPFKCDGCKEVGIGSRYKCAMCDFDLHMHCAMPSPSIFHPFYTKCSFQFFSRPPGNNPRFCNACEKDITGFTYHCTSCGFDLHPCCAKLPMVLNDGEVKLYLYRKVSSSCHKCGRKGRSWSYRSKCKKYNLHVACVKEMLVETWHEFLGSHGNKNTTRRLEMTRIPSLKNTLQTHHHKSKGKVKKCCEIAGLAVQFVISAVLGDPTTLIAGVIGSLMSRA
- the LOC18766636 gene encoding pentatricopeptide repeat-containing protein At2g15980, translating into MAFQILRRNLFPATKPRPPSVSHFSSSPPSDQTPSQTNPLISDVVSIITNLRSKTRWSYLRSLYPHGFDSNDFSQIALHIKNNPRLALRFFLWTQHKSLCNHNLQSHSTIIHILARGRLRSQAYDLIRTAIRVSESESIGSHESKPLKVFESLVKTYRQCDSAPFVFDLLIKACLESKKIDPAIQIVRMLLSRGISPGLSTCNALIRLLSQRRGAYAGYEIYREIFGLDCEVLEHNVKRVARISPNVETFNALMLGFYRDGLVEKVKEIWDQMADLNCCPNGYSYSILMAAYCEQEKMNEAEEVWEEMRAKGLEPDVVAYNTMIGGFCRVGEIEMAEEFSKEMGLSGIESTDATYEHLITGYCKMGNLDAAMLLYKDMLRKDFRPEGSTMDSLIRGLCDESRVLEAFEVMRGAVVHFGFCPTEKSYEFLIRGLCEEEKLEEALKLQAEMVGKGFKPNSEIYSAFISGYMKQGNKEVAERLRNEMLDTRNGN
- the LOC18768896 gene encoding uncharacterized protein LOC18768896; translated protein: MGICSSSDSASVSVVTAKVILQDGQLQEFSNPVKVSHVLQKSPTCFICDSDDMDFGGFVRAVNGDEELQLGQLYFVLPLSWLSRPLRAEQMAALAVRASLALGNTRRRKRCFGRGRKRVNQVVFTIKKKDEPSPMVAMGSYGGGPSVARSGEVVRKRRGRGRGRRGHGGGNGGGGGFVTRLSVILEDDDMMEGA